A window of the Fulvia fulva chromosome 3, complete sequence genome harbors these coding sequences:
- a CDS encoding 40S ribosomal protein S13, giving the protein MGRLHSNGKGISSSAIPYSRAPPAWLKTTPDQVVDQICKLAKKGAAPSQIGVVLRDSHGVAQVKVVTGNKILRILKSNGLAPEIPEDLYMLIKKAVAVRKHLERNRKDKDSKFRLILIESRIHRLSRYYKTVGALPPTWRYESATASTLVA; this is encoded by the exons ATGGGTCGTCTTCACTCCAACGGAAAGGGCATCTCTTCGAGCGCCATCCCATACTCGCGCGCTCCACCGGCCTGGCTCAAGACCACGCCGGACCAGGTCGTCGACCAGATCTGCAAGCTCGCAAAGAAGGGTGCCGCCCCATCGCAGATTGGTGTTGTCCTCCGTGACAGCCACGGTGTCGCTCAGGTCAAGGTCGTCACTG GTAACAAGATCCTCCGTATCCTGAAGTCCAACG GCCTCGCCCCAGAGATCCCAGAGGACCTCTACATGCTCATCAAGAAG GCTGTGGCCGTCCGCAAGCACCTCGAGCGCAACCGCAAGGACAAGGACAGCAAGTTCCGCCTGATTCTCATCGAGTCCCGTATCCACCGTCTCTCCCGCTACTACAAGACCGTCGGTGCCCTGCCACCAACTTGGAGATACGAGAGCGCCACTGCCAGCACCCTTGTCGCATAA
- a CDS encoding Dihydroxyacetone kinase 1 yields the protein MAVVVEQTIPFNKDTLDLENAARWNELFPLIRPTVKSIQTAKGQNILVDMAKAKGKRYLHIVAAGSVGNFSSKLLDDKHVTAIITEKSGAGILTAQDLPHALTTAGIDVGHGLVMVRAGKERKINMHSPDVIEVEMAGELEQDHVLHLLGTATGGTRANPHNLAELLKVFVKNASTAHSKFHTAKVEDRPAVLHIEGADDYEQAKHAVQRDLKYAMRAHAAQEEDVVYSVHFSDVNGLSRLENYIIAGEIAEFLDTQNVKYALSHSTILNHTELARGFSIAICPIPVHFLEPSAKPKPHEPTGATSSSAAPSTRTLSSSKPKISFNDTSIRHRVKSACNAVISEEPTITKYDEIVGDGDCGYTLRDGAKKVLSFIADKDLTNLPSVVADLVSQLEIEMGGTSGALYCIYLTALANALATEESIAGAAKAALGELCKYTNARVGDRTMMDALMPFVETLEGSGDVKRAIEEARKGVDGTETMTASLGRSTYLDDEAIRGVPDPGAYGLLVLLEGLGNVN from the exons ATGGCAGTAGTCGTAGAACAAACGATACCTTTCAACAAAGACACATTAGATCTCGAGAATGCGGCGCGGTGGAATGAGCTGTTTCCGCTCATACGCCCGACTGTCAAATCTATACAGACGGCGAAAGGGCAGAACATTCTAGTGGACATGGCCAAAGCAAAGGGAAAGCGCTATCTACACATAGTCGCTGCTGGCAGCGTGGGTAACTTCTCTTCGAAGCTGTTGGACGACAAGCATGTCACTGCGATCATCACGGAGAAGTCAGGCGCTGGCATCTTGACTGCGCAAGATCTGCCTCATGCCCTAACAACCGCGGGAATCGATGTTGGGCATGGTCTTGTGATGGTTCGTGCTGGTAAGGAGAGGAAGATCAACATGCACAGTCCGGATGTGATTGAAGTCGAGATGGCAGGGGAGCTGGAGCAAGATCATGTTCTACATCTGTTGGGTACCGCTACTGGAGGCACGAGGGCGAATCCGCATAATCTGGCAGAGCTGCTGAAGGTCTTCGTGAAGAATGCGAGTACGGCACATTCGAAGTTTCACACGGCGAAAGTGGAGGACAGACCTGCGGTACTGCATATCGAGGGAGCTGATGATTACGAGCAGGCAAAGCATGCTGTGCAGCGGGATTTGAAGTATGCGATGCGGGCACATGCGGCGCAAGAGGAGGACGTGGTGTACTCCGTGCATTTCTCAGATGTGAATGGACTGAGTAGGCTGGAGAACTACATTATAGCTGGGGAGATTGCAGAGTTCCTCG ACACCCAAAATGTCAAATACGCTCTCTCCCACTCCACCATCCTCAACCACACCGAACTAGCTCGTGGCTTTTCTATCGCAATCTGCCCAATACCCGTCCACTTTCTCGAGCCTTCAGCAAAGCCCAAGCCGCACGAACCCACTGGCGCCACATCCTCGTCCGCCGCACCATCAACCAGAACTCTCTCCTCCTCGAAACCCAAGATCTCCTTCAACGACACCTCAATCCGCCATCGCGTCAAATCCGCCTGCAACGCAGTCATCAGCGAAGAACCCACAATAACCAAATACGACGAAATCGTCGGCGATGGCGACTGCGGCTACACCCTCCGCGATGGCGCCAAGAAAGTCCTATCCTTCATCGCCGACAAAGACCTGACTAACCTTCCCTCTGTCGTCGCCGATCTCGTGTCTCAACTTGAAATCGAGATGGGCGGGACCTCCGGTGCACTTTATTGTATCTACCTCACCGCGCTCGCGAACGCTCTCGCCACAGAGGAGAGCATAGCGGGTGCGGCGAAGGCGGCGTTGGGGGAGCTGTGTAAGTATACGAATGCGAGAGTGGGTGATCGGACTATGATGGATGCGTTGATGCCTTTTGTGGAGACGCTGGAGGGGAGTGGGGATGTGAAGAGGGCGATCGAGGAGGCGAGGAAGGGAGTTGATGGAACGGAGACGATGACGGCAAGTTTGGGGAGGAGCACGTATCTGGATGATGAGGCAATTAGGGGTGTGCCGGATCCGGGGGCTTATGGATTGTTGGTGCTGTTGGAGGGGTTGGGGAATGTGAACTGA
- a CDS encoding Dicarboxylic amino acid permease, producing the protein MVLDTEENTPTISNGKNGGFISIAPDYNTFTNVASSSRHDTSTDFVTHAEDTQLQRGLHQRHISLIAIAGAIGTGLFLGLGSSIQTAGPLGALLGYAIVGLIVCAVQFALGEVTALLPVTGSFVRHAEFLVDPAMGFAIGWNIVYGNWLSVPAEISAICVLFQYWTDLNSSVWICLVIGMTFVVGISLVRVYGEVEFWFALLKIVFIIFLIILGLVINLGGVPGVPRLGFHYWKDPGPFVEYISTGSWGKLLGFWTCMSSAVFSFAGTESVAMAAAETRNPRQVIPRACKRVFARVFLFYILSVLVVGMLVSSDDPRLADQSGTAAQSPFVIAASAAGIKAIPSVVNAVVITSAWSSSNQALLSGTRVLYALALKKQAPSILLRTTSWGVPYVCVIVQTTFMFLAFMSLSDGALTVFYWFVDLTACGVLISWISILINHQRLILAMKKQAIPMSALPWHNGWTTFSTPAALVMCVVILFTAGFSTFTKGNWSTSGFVSSYLDIPLVLTAFVLWKVFKKTRFVKLEEMPLQDALGEIERKPEMPEPAKKGWQKVIGLLWD; encoded by the exons ATGGTCCTCGATACAGAAGAGAATACACCCACCATCAGCAACGGCAAGAATGGCGGTTTCATCTCAATCGCACCAGACTACAACACTTTCACCAACGTCGCCTCCTCAAGCAGACACGACACATCCACCGACTTCGTCACCCACGCCGAAGACACCCAACTCCAACGCGGCCTGCACCAACGCCACATCTCCCTCATCGCCATCGCCGGCGCAATCGGCACGGGTCTCTTCCTCGGTCTTGGCTCCAGTATCCAGACCGCCGGTCCTCTCGGCGCCCTGTTAGGCTACGCCATCGTCGGCCTGATCGTCTGCGCTGTCCAGTTTGCCCTTGGGGAGGTCACGGCTTTGTTGCCCGTGACGGGCAGTTTTGTGAGACATGCGGAGTTTTTGGTCGATCCGGCGATGGGGTTTGCGATTGGGTGGAATATTGTTTATGGGAATTGGTTGAGTGTGCCGGCGGAGATAAGTGCGATTTGTGTGTTGTTTCAGTATTGGACGGATTTGAATAGTAGTGTTTGGATTTGCTTGGTTATTGGGATGACGTTCGTGGTGGGGATTAGTTTGGTGAGGGTTTATGGTGAG GTTGAGTTCTGGTTTGCGTTGCTGAAGATTGTGTTTATCATCTTCTTGATCATTCTCGGGCTGGTGATCAACCTCGGAGGAGTTCCTGGAGTCCCTCGCCTTGGATTCCATTACTGGAAGGATCCTGGGCCATTCGTGGAGTACATTTCTACAGGCTCATGGGGCAAGCTCCTCGGCTTCTGGACGTGTATGAGCTCCGCGGTGTTCTCCTTTGCTGGAACAGAATCTGTGGCTATGGCGGCTGCTGAGACTAGAAACCCACGACAGGTTATTCCTCGGGCTTGCAAACGGGTATTTGCTCGCGTCTTCCTGTTTTACATCCTTTCGGTGCTGGTAGTCGGGATGCTGGTCTCGAGCGACGACCCGCGCCTTGCTGATCAGTCCGGTACTGCAGCACAGTCCCCTTTCGTTATTGCGGCTTCAGCGGCCGGCATCAAAGCCATCCCATCTGTGGTCAATGCAGTGGTCATTACTTCGGCGTGGTCTTCTTCCAACCAGGCTCTGCTCTCCGGAACTCGTGTCCTCTACGCCCTAGCTTTAAAGAAGCAAGCACCCAGCATCTTGCTGCGTACCACCTCCTGGGGTGTGCCGTATGTCTGCGTGATCGTGCAGACAACATTCATGTTCCTAGCATTCATGTCGCTGTCCGATGGCGCTCTGACAGTCTTCTACTGGTTTGTGGATCTTACAGCTTGCGGTGTGCTGATCAGCTGGATCTCGATTCTCATCAACCACCAACGCCTGATCCTTGCCATGAAGAAGCAGGCTATACCCATGTCAGCACTACCTTGGCACAACGGGTGGACGACTTTCTCGACACCGGCGGCGTTGGTCATGTGTGTGGTCATTCTTTTCACGGCGGGCTTCAGCACTTTTACGAAAGGCAATTGGTCAACAAGTGGCTTTGTTTCGAGTTACCTGGACATACCGCTGGTCTTGACGGCTTTCGTACTATGGAAAGTGTTCAAGAAGACACGATTCGTGAAGCTTGAGGAGATGCCACTACAAGATGCCCTTGGTGAGATCGAGCGCAAGCCAGAGATGCCGGAACCTGCGAAGAAGGGGTGGCAGAAGGTGATTGGTCTGCTATGGGACTGA
- a CDS encoding Putative triosephosphate isomerase, producing MPPLPSKREKRIVGTSLKMYFDLPSTLRYIESVAELSSAADAANVDFFVIPDFVTLLSAKERLAGTNVILGAQDTWHEARGAFTGEVSPLTLSQAGVKVVEIGHAERRKLFGETDEDVAKKAAAIVRNGMIPLVCIGEKKKGEVASQAVGIAVSECKPQIEAALSQIPDDAEVILAYEPVWAIGAAEPAGADHVVAVTQNLRALCADRKGRTRILYGGSAGPGTFENLKEGVDGCFLGRFAHDVKNLEKVIQEMKT from the coding sequence ATGCCACCCCTCCCTTCTAAGCGCGAGAAGCGCATCGTAGGCACCTCCCTCAAGATGTACTTCGACCTCCCCTCCACACTCCGCTACATCGAATCGGTAGCAGAGCTCTCATCAGCCGCCGACGCAGCGAATGTCGACTTCTTCGTCATACCAGACTTCGTCACTCTTCTCTCAGCAAAAGAACGCTTGGCTGGCACGAATGTCATACTAGGAGCACAGGACACTTGGCACGAGGCCAGAGGAGCCTTCACTGGTGAGGTCAGCCCTTTAACGCTGAGCCAAGCAGGCGTGAAGGTAGTAGAGATCGGTCACGCAGAGCGGCGAAAGCTGTTTGGAGAGACGGACGAAGATGTCGCGAAGAAGGCAGCTGCGATTGTGAGGAATGGCATGATCCCGCTTGTGTGCATTGGTGAGAAGAAGAAGGGAGAGGTCGCGTCACAGGCTGTGGGAATTGCTGTGAGTGAATGCAAGCCGCAGATAGAGGCTGCACTATCGCAGATACCGGATGATGCGGAGGTGATTCTGGCGTATGAGCCTGTATGGGCTATCGGTGCTGCTGAGCCTGCGGGAGCCGATCATGTTGTGGCTGTTACACAAAATCTCAGAGCACTGTGCGCGGATAGGAAGGGGAGGACGAGGATACTGTACGGTGGCTCAGCTGGGCCAGGCACTTTCGAGAATCTGAAGGAGGGTGTGGATGGGTGCTTTTTGGGACGATTCGCGCATGATGTGAAGAACTTGGAGAAAGTCATACAAGAGATGAAGACATGA